One Mercenaria mercenaria strain notata chromosome 12, MADL_Memer_1, whole genome shotgun sequence DNA segment encodes these proteins:
- the LOC123535163 gene encoding heat shock 70 kDa protein 12B-like isoform X3 produces the protein MLLFKDQGITRSATLEDESGKKLPAMTVFSLSIDYIKKNVLDTLNKQVDNSLEVDEIHWVLTVPAIWNDAAKQFMREAAQKAGIPGKNLTICLEPEAASIYCRHLQVSKSQADGEKTSLAQFSSGTKYLVLDAGGGTVDITVHEVTTSGELKELHKASGGAWGGIQVDKAYEAFISSIIGRHVIMQFKKRHLDDYIEIFRDFEIIKREISPSKQDKITFRIPASLSELCCEMTGKDLKTLILQSPFSGQIRVATDKLKVHADVVREFFHPSVKNIIDLVVSLLKEPPALGCVAILMVGGFSASSMLQERVRKEFPNLRIIVPEEAGLAVLKGAVIFGHEPTAINERIIRYTYGTGSIHKYDKRCQHPTGRVERKSNGELVCYDIFNIHASEGQSIKLNEEQPELIYTPAEDGQDCIGFEIYSSPKKHPYFTFENDCKQIGYLSIPILDKSLGQNRRFGCTFIFGGTEICVKVVDKENGKVTYESINFLG, from the exons GGGATAACAAGAAGTGCTACACTTGAAGATGAAAGTGGTAAGAAACTTCCAGCCATGACGGTATTTTCACTATCTATTGATTACATCAAAAAGAATGTTTTAGACACATTGAACAAACAAGTCGACAACAGTTTGGAGGTTGATGAAATACACTGGGTACTTACTGTCCCAGCAATATGGAATGACGCGGCAAAACAGTTCATGAGGGAAGCAGCCCAGAAG GCTGGAATACCAGGGAAGAACCTTACAATTTGTCTTGAGCCAGAAGCCGCTTCTATTTATTGTCGCCATCTTCAGGTGTCGAAATCGCAGGCTGATGGAGAAAAGACATCGTTAGCACAATTTTCGTCTGGTACAAAATATCTGGTGCTTGACGCTGGAG gtgGAACTGTTGACATCACTGTACATGAAGTCACTACAAGCGGTGAGTTAAAGGAACTACACAAGGCAAGTGGAGGGGCGTGGGGTGGAATTCAAGTAGACAAAGCTTATGAAGCGTTCATTTCCAGTATCATAG GTAGACATGTTATAATGCAATTCAAAAAGCGGCATTTGGATGACTACATTGAAATATTccgggattttgaaataataaagcGTGAAATTTCCCCATCTAAACAAGACAAAATTACGTTCCGAATTCCCGCCAGCCTTTCCGAACTTTGCTGCGAAATGACTGGAAAAGACTtgaaaacattgattttacagtCACCTTTCAGTGGACAAATTAGAGTAGCGACCGATAAATTAAAGGTACATGCAGATGTTGTCAGGGAATTCTTTCATCCATCTGTAAAAAACATTATCGATCTCGTTGTCTCTTTACTGAAAGAGCCTCCAGCCCTTGGATGCGTTGCTATTCTAATGGTCGGAGGGTTCTCCGCATCATCCATGCTACAAGAGCGTGTTCGAAAGGAATTTCCAAACCTCAGAATAATTGTTCCAGAGGAGGCTGGCTTAGCGGTCCTAAAAGGAGCTGTCATCTTCGGTCATGAACCGACTGCAATTAATGAACGGATCATTAGGTACACATATGGAACCGGCTCCATCCACAAGTACGACAAACGTTGCCAACATCCAACCGGAAGAGTTGAACGTAAATCAAATGGAGAACTGGTGTgttatgacatttttaacatacatGCTTCTGAGGGTCAGTCAATCAAACTCAATGAAGAACAACCGGAATTGATTTACACACCGGCTGAAGATGGACAGGATTGTATTGGTTTCGAGATATATTCGTCACCAAAAAAACATCCTTACTTCACTTTTGAAAACGACTGCAAACAAATTGGATACTTGTCTATTCCTATTTTAGATAAATCTTTAGGACAGAATCGGAGGTTTGGTTGTACTTTCATTTTTGGTGGAACTGAAATATGCGTAAAGGTCGTTGACAAAGAAAATGGTAAAGTAACATACGAATCAATTAATTTTCTTGGATGA